The DNA window TCATTACACTATATTATGCTGCCCCTAGGAGTTTATTCATAGCGAATTCTGGAAGAGAATTTCACAGAATCAGAAGGTACCTGAGAGAGAGGTCATGTGGAGTCCAAGCCATTTTTAAACAAGACTCCCCTGTGCACTAAGTATGACACATTATTGGTCATCTGGCTTTTACTGAGAGACCTCCAGAGAGGGTCAGCCACTCACCACCTGTTCATGCAGTGCACTTTAAAtcaaagtggtggtggtggtaaatgtTCTGTGATGAAGAAGTAAGACCCAAATACAAACAAGTAAGCAATGTGATGTATAGTGACTATGTTGAAATTGAAGTAATGTGTGAATCTGTTATCCTTGTTCTTTCTTCCAAATGCCCTACTTCCCTGTTGTGTGCTGTTCTGGGTACCTTGCAGATTTTACATCAGAAAAATGAGTGTTAGGATGCTGTAAGTCTCAAGATGTCACTATATTTTTCATAACGCAACTGCATTTGGTTGttttcattcagttgttttcagttgtggctgactttgtgactccatttggggttttcttagtggaaatactggagtgatttactgcttctttcttcagctcattttacagatgaagaaactgaagcaagtaggattcagtgtcttgcccagggtcacacagctagtaaatgtctgaagccagatttgaactgaggatgGGTCTTCtcactctaagcccagcactctagtcACTGGGCCCCTAGTAGCTCGGTGCATCTCATACTACTTGTGTTTCAGTGATCTTGTGTTAGGACAGAAGCTTCTTGGTACTataactttaaaacaaaatataaaactttTCAAGTGGCAAATAGCTATCACCATATTCTTTAAACAAGGCCTCTTCTTTATGCTATTTTTATCCTGCCTCCATTAAGAAAAATTCAGCAAGCATTACATTTATAGCTCCTTGCTTAACTTGACATGTACTGTTCTAAGCATGTGTTCCCTGTCCTTGCTTGGTCATAACTAATGCAGtattcctcttcttcatcttcttttctaaGTAGTAGGGGCTTctaaaggagggaaaaataataacTCCTTGTGAGAGtttggaaagagagaatttgcatattctcattttataaatggggggTAGTTTTGTGTTGAAAAGACATTTTAAAGggtttgccaagaaaaatctaaAAAGTTTTTGGTCATTAGGGTGATGGAAGAATCTTCCATGAGAGTCAGACTAGAACGGAAGTAATGATCAAGACAGCATGGCTTTATTAGGAAGAAGACATGCCACATTGatgtatcaattttttttttaatttgttttttgtttttgttggttttttttttttttttttttttttttttgcgggacaatgggggttaagtgacttgcccagggtcacacagctagtaagtgtcaagtgtctgaggccggatttgaactcaggaactcctcaattcagggccggtgctttatccactgcgccacctagctgcccctaatgtatctttttttgacagggttactgaTCAGTAGATCAGGGATATGCTACAGATAAAGTTTACCTGGGTTTTAGCAAAGTTCCTTGTGATTCCTTGATCAAGGTCTTgtgattacagaaaaaaaatgggagagaTATGCTAGTTGACAATACAGCTAGTTTCAGAATTGGTTCTGTGGCTTGACCCACAGAGtacttaaatttaaataaaaccatGGAACATGGAAGGAGGCCTCGAATGAGATGCCACAACGATCTGGGTTTATCTCAGTAACTTGCATAATGGTAGAGATGTCTTTGTCAAACTGGCAAATGGTACAGAAGCTGGTATGACTAAGTAACATACAGAGTAATGAGAATCCTGAAAAGTCTTGACAGGTCAGGACCAATTGGACCAAATTAAActaagatgaaatgtaatagagAAAAAGGCAACCTTatacttcacaagtataagatgggaAGACACGATTAGACAGTGAACAAGACTCTGAACAAGATAGGACAGAATGGGATTAGTAAGACTGGCAGGTGAAATACAATTCAGTGTGACATGGCTGCCACAAAATATGGTTTTGGGTTGCAGCAAGGATTATATCTTCCAAGATAGGGAGCTAACACTCCCCCTTGCACTTTATCCTGGTCAGACCATGCGACAATATTacattcagttctgggtaccatattTAGCAGACATTAATAGGTTGGTGAATGTCCTGAGATATTGTGTCACATGAGGGCTAAATTCAAAGGATGGTTTTAACTGTAGACCAGAAGCCCCAGgttgagggggaggagaaagtgtGCCTTTTGGTGGGTGGAATAGCTTTATTCAAGCATGTGAAAGATCATCACCTGGAAAGGGTAGAAATCAGGAGTTAGGAAGAAGCCTATTTAGGAATGATTGTAGGAGAACTTTCTTAACAGTTAGCACTGACCAACAACAGAATGGACAAAACTTGGTGAGCTTCCCTTCTCCtaggaggtcttcaagcaaagtcttAGATGACTATTTGCCATTAGGTGTTAGAGAATTCTTTTTCAGATATAGTTTGCATTGGGTGGCAATTTTCTGATTCTCTGATACTTTTCATGGATCTACATTGTACCTGTAACTAGTTTATTCCCTCTATATTAACTAGTTAGTGGGTACTCAAATTGTGAGATCCTGTCTGTTGACCAAGCTAATACACCATTGGAAAGAACTGACAGATACAATTAAGAGTAAGGTATACCTCTACAAAGatgattaaaatatagttatcgtAGAATAAAAGAGTTCAAGGGAACCCTAACTGTCTTCTAGTCTAAAATCCCACTGATCTTTTTGTGTTTTCAGAAGAATCTATGTGCTTtggatttagaaaaggaaaattttgttCTAAATATCCAAACTGGATAATACTGCTTCTTGCCAGTCTCTGTAGTAGTGCTATGTTTAActgttgtttgtgtgtttgtaaTCCCTTAAATTCTTAAAAGAGTCTTCATGATTATAATGTGTCCTATTGTTACAGTATGGAATCATTTGTatgtttccttaaaatgaaaaccATGAGGATGTCATTTTCAGTCTGATGGTTTGATTCTGACTTTTGCTTATAAAGTCTTCAAAGGAGTGCAGTTTTGGAACCAGAGGGTCTGTGCTTGAATCTTTACTACTGGTTACCTTTGGGCTTGTAGCATATCGGTTAACTTTTCTCTGCCTGTCTTTGCTCATTTGCCAAGTGAAGTGGTTGGGCTAGACATTGGTGGTTGGACTACAgtttcttttccagctttaaGTCAGTGAAACCATAAACCTAATAAAACTTTCTTTTACTTGTATGTTTTGTTGTTTAAAAACTTGCTTAGGTTATATTGACTTGCCTTCCATCTTCTATAATCTcagtaggaaaaacaaaaatgtcaagtAGTAAACCCTCTTTTCTATAAAAAACATACATCCAGTGTTTAAAATATAGACTGTAGTTAAGgtctttaaaataatatacataaatgtaatgggcATTATTCTATTTTTAGTAAATCAAAAGCATCACCccaactctttcttttttgtggtccTAAAACTGGTTCATTATTACACATCATGGTCAGAgaaaattattctaagaaaggatATAAAGCATgtgtattattatttcttatatccaAAATAAATAGTTTGCCTACTAGCTTAAAAACAGTCCCTACAgggtcttgtcttttttttttttttttttggtcttttactAAATCTTATTTGAATTAGATCTCCTTCATAAGAATTCTCTGAACCATAAAAGTCACATGTCtttatgaatttcattattagcTCTTAAAAATTAAGGCCATACTTAATGATCTTCATCTATGATCTTCATTGCTTCTGAAAAGTGTGATAATTTGTATCACGTAATCATTGTCTCCAAGGAGAATTTACATCATATGAAAAGGATTACTTCAAATTGGAATTATATGTATTACATAATTCATAGATTTAAATGGGATCACTCTGGGTagctttggggggtttttttgaggtcATATTCTTGAAATCATTGCCTTTTACAAAAAATATCAAATCATATTTAAATGTCATTAGAAATGAAGTctgtctaatttttctttcagtcATTGTAGCTTTGATCAGTTTAGTGAAATTAGCTGGTAGAAATTCTACTGTGCAGATTCTGTTTCCAGAGTGTCTGCAGTTAATTCATCCACTAGTCTCAGTTTATGTGGTCATATATCATGCTTTGCATGCCATGCTGTAATTGAAGAAAAAGATAATGGGATAGCAATGATGAATGGGGAAAGCAGCTGCACGTCCAGTTGAGTAgtttaatatatttcaaaatgtagCCATGTTGCAAATCTATTCTGCTAGCCCTTGTCTCAGAAATCTGAAAGGCATCAATGTGTTGTCCATTAATATGGATCCCATGTCAGTCCTATTTGGGCTCTTAGGGACTATAGCAGTTGGACGTTCAGGGACAGTTTTGTCAAAATTCTCCATTTTGATAATATATTCACCTTTGGAATTTCGAGTTATCATAGAGGCAAAACAGTGATGCAGCATGATCTCCGATGGTAGGTAGGATGTCCTCTTTTGGCACGTTTCTCCTGTGTCCTCCAGAGTAGCCGAGAAGAAAACAACTAACTCAAAGTGTCCAGGATTTTCATGCTGGAGGAAAGCAGCTAGGGGGCTGGAGGGTGTAATGGAGTGATAGTAGGTCAGTGGAAAGGTAAAGAACGGGTACTCTGTGAAGCTGAGATTGTCGAGGTGGAAGTCCACACTGGTCTGGTAAAACTGGTCATTTTCTAGTTCTTGGTAGAGAATAGCAGAGACCCGGACACTGATGAATGGCATGGATCGAATGTTGGCCACTTGGAAGATGAGACTCGGTTTGCCATCTTTGTGGGCTACTACCTGCCAAGTCAGTAAAAGCGGATCCATAAAGCTCCGTTCTTTGGACGGGCAATTTTTGCCACAAAAGCACCTAGATTAGAAACAGTTGATGTTGTTATAGACTTGTAGCTAACACGAAGTAAGTAACTTTGACTAAATagttatcatttcttacattagGTTAGGTGgtaaattctttatattttagatATCACTTCTTAGAGTAGATTCGGAGCTAGATTCTAAGCATCTTATACTACCTCTTGGAATTGCTTTTGCTTAATTTTGGGGGGAATGTAAGCCATATGTTGGTCCCAGAACCAGTACATGTTACATCAAaacttttcaaagaaagaaaatgtgttctTACTATAGATCTTAAAGGAAATCTTGATATGAATAGAATTGCTTTCATTTAGTGGGAATGGGAAAATTCCCTTTCCTTACTGGTTAGATTTggagggggtggagtggggttgcctctgatttcatcagtgtagtgACTTTCCAGCTCTACTGATCTATGATTTGTAATCTTAGTGAATTGCTGAGGCCTtttcaaagttaagtgacttgactaaggtcacacaactaggctTATCTATCTGGCAAGATTCCACCACACCATTATTTTACAAACTTTTTTGATTACAAGTGCATATcagtaaaaggtttttttttttaaagaatatgccCTGATTGGTAAAAACTTTTTTgagcaccccaccccccatctccaatatgtatatttatttacttatacattatacatgtactACTCCATCAGTAATTATATAGATTATAAAACTTACCCCCAAGTAGACATTTTATCTTAGAATCAATAGGGGGCCTCTGGAGTTTTGAGAAGGATAGTGGCATGGTCccatctgtgctttaggaaaatcattttgtcagctatgggaggatggattagagaggagaaagacttGCATCAGATAGACCAATTAAGAGACTACTGTATTAGTCTGGGCAAGATGTACTGAGTTCCTGAACTACAGTGATCTCTGGGTCAGTAGAAAAAGGGGCTAGATGGTAGTAATGAAGAAACAGaatatagtaataatagtagccaGGATGTTTGGAAGAGAAGACGGTTTGTCCTTGGGGATTAACTCTGGCTCACTCAAAATTGAAAGTCACAGGCTCTTATGTGCCACAGTCCAGAGGTGATCTTGGAGGGAGGTAGGGTCAGGGATGTCTTGGGGTTAGTTCTCTGCCCTGAAGGGTCACCCCACCCCCACGTCAGATGGAATATACCTTATGGTGATACTTTGTATAGCAGTCACCCAGTATTTCTGAGGGACTGAGGAAGGCATTTAGAAGAAAGGGCTTTTGTTTGTTGAAAagcaggtttaaaaaaaaaaaatgtgtgttcgTCCTATTAAGGGCTTCCACCTTAGCCGAGAGACTTTCCCAGGATTTTTAAACAGGTCTGTGACACAATTTTGCAAGCTAGTTTCTAGTGGCTTTTTATCTAGAATTTGTGCTTCCATGTAATACTGAATCTGGTACTACGTCCTTGGTAGAGGGTCAATAAGTATTACTTAAGATGATGAAATCAGAGGGAAATTCTGATtaattggaagaaaaagaaaaaattaagatgcAGAAGTCATAATTCACAGTTTGGAAGCTAAGTCTTCCAACTAGGGCTGTACTCTTATGGGATGCAAATCCTCAGCTCCTATGTCACTTGCTCTCTTTTCGAACCTTTACTCCTTCAAGCCAGGGGCAAGTGTTGGAGATAACACAAAGCATTTTCTCTTGTGCATACAAAGACAGATGTATCTGGCTTTCTTGAGAAGGTTGGGGGATCCCTGTGGAGCTTGACAAGTGTAAAGATTTACTAGCAAGGCAGCTTCTTCAGGTGAGAATTTCTGATGAGGTCATTTTTAGCATCATATGATTAGTATTTCTCTCACTTGGGCATAGGGAGGGAAATCTTTTTCTCCTGTTTCTGGAAACTCCCATCTTAATGAGAATCAATGTCAGAGGCTAACTCTTCTCTGTGTTACATGAATTTCCTGACCATTTCAAAACACTTGGCCACCTTTTTGAGATAACAAAGACAATTACCTGTGATAAAGGCTTCCAGCATGAGTCCCAGGAGCATTTCAATGGCCAGTAGAGAATGGCTCTTGGACATTCACCATTGGGGGTACATGGTACCGTAGCCAATCGTGAGCTGTGTCTCAGCGAGAAGGAGAAGGCAGATGTGAAGCTGTTGATATATTTTACACAGATAGTATGGTTTGGGGGTGGGTCATCATGGTTTATGTCAGATCGCCATTCATCTCAGCTAGGACATACCAGAGGACTGCCAAAGATGAGCCAGTGAGCCACAAAAGATGCCGAAAAGGTCAGCATCATCCATTGCCATC is part of the Dromiciops gliroides isolate mDroGli1 chromosome 4, mDroGli1.pri, whole genome shotgun sequence genome and encodes:
- the KCNJ13 gene encoding LOW QUALITY PROTEIN: inward rectifier potassium channel 13 (The sequence of the model RefSeq protein was modified relative to this genomic sequence to represent the inferred CDS: inserted 3 bases in 3 codons; deleted 2 bases in 1 codon; substituted 1 base at 1 genomic stop codon) codes for the protein MNGDLXINHDDPPPNHTICVKYINSFTSAFSFSXETQLTIGYGTMYPQWXMSKSHSLLAIEMLLGLMLEAFITGAFVAKIARPKNGALWIRFLTWQVVAHKDGKPSLIFQVANIRSMPFISVRVSAILYQELENDQFYQTSVDFHLDNLSFTEYPFFTFPLTYYHSITPSSPLAAFLQHENPGHFELVVFFSATLEDTGETCQKRTSYLPSEIMLHHCFASMITRNSKGEYIIKMENFDKTVPERPTAIVPKSPNRTDMXIHINGQHIDAFQISETRASRIDLQHGYILKYIKLLNWTCSCFPHSSLLSHYLFLQLQHGMQSMIYDHIN